The sequence tggatgcgcataagttaaattacctgcataccgccgtttgctcaaactgtgtgttcgtaactggcactgggaggatcccagtgtcacaactgcgaggaggcccaggactctgcgcggcatacgctggaagaatgtccagcgtggtcggcaccgcgcagagacctaaggagcgctattgggatggacctctcgttgccggtcgtggtcgaccacatgatcggcagcgagaggtcaagagcagcgtttgcctctttctgcgagattgtgataacgcagaaggaggcagcggagagggagagggaagcagaccccctctccgccaggaggtcagcatcggcggggcaaccacgacgaggccgacggccccctgctaaggggccgcagacgtaatggcggcggtgggactacttagtacttccacccccgccaaggggggctggccgttaaggcgccctggggtgggcaggtcgcgggggacgaggtggagcaataatcccctccgcgcctctacaaagatgcgaccttccggtcgacccccctgttCGACCGCGACCATAAATTTTCGTCGCGACGAAGagggttttcctttttttttgtgtACTCGAGTCAAGGGTACGAAGTGAGGACCGAGAACGGTCTACGTCTCGTGACATAGACCAGACAGGATGTTCTTTGTTCACGGTTTTAGTGCGGGTCAGCCCCAATATAAGCATGTGCGCGCCATAACGTAAACCATCGGtcgactgcgcggcgccgaattTTCCTGGGGTCTTCGAGCGAAGACAAAAGGACGGTTGGGCCCCAGATGAGGGTAGTCGGAAAGGCGCGATCGACACAGTCGTAGAAAGTCGTCCGGTAGAGTCACTTCGATATCCTTCGGACAAGTATCAGAGAAGAGATCGTGTGATTGAACCCCGGTAGTGTCCAGTGTGAACGATATTGCGCGATATTGCAAATCATGTTTGAACATGATCATAACGaacatatatacataacaaCACAAGGGATCCCTCGGAGTCGTACTCCGCCAGGTCGTGCCGCAGCACACACAACATACTTGAGGGATCCCGCGGAATCACGATTCCGCCAGGTCGTGCCGTAGCACACCTCTACATACACTCGTGTGGATCCCATGGAGGAGTGTCTCCAACAGGTCGTGCCGTAGCACACATTTATCCATATACACCAAGGGATCCCTCGGAGTCATACTCCGCCAGGTCGTGCCGCAGCACACACTACATACTTGAGGGATCCCGCGGAATCATATGGGATCCAGTAGAACTCCGAGTCGTATACATAACGCTATCAATACATGAGAATTCATGATTATCGCTACTCTAACGCTCACATCTTCATCGTTATTTCTTTTGTAATCCACGTTTAATTCTTTATTTCTGGGGTTTTTATGCCGCAAGGCTTTTCCCCAATGAGCCAATAAACTATTTAAGATATTTCGGCTCAATTctgttttgtttatttataattcattccttttccatttttatatccTAACACTATTTTTGAAATACGGGGTTTCTCCATGTTGGAGAGATTTCGACGATACATTTTATGGTGCCTCCTGTGAGGTGTGAGCGTTAAAACGATGAAGATGTGACAAAACATTAGAAAGTTGAGCGCAATCGCCGTTAACACTGGACACGGAAAACGGAGGGAGACATTTTCCTTGCCCGAGGGAGGGCCCTATGAAGACGGGGCGCATCCCTTGGAGGGGGATACGGTCCCTCGAAGGAAAGCGCGCGGTTAACGGACGACTTCGGCTCTGACAGCGAACGTAGCATCATCTCCCCGAAACAAGTCTGAGCTACATCTACATAGATCTGAATTACGGTGCTTCTACAGTATTGATATTCTATTTAGACGCGTACTATCGCGTGTCCGCAAATTTGTCGGAATTTTTAGTacgcggtgtgtgtgtgtgatccggAGATTTAAAGACAACAGTGCTCAGTGATAACACGTCGAACTCTAACGAACGAACGTTGATGAACTCTGGACACAATCTTCAGCATCATACGGTGGACCTCTCGCCCATATCGCCTCCTGCTGCAGACTTTGTCCATCAGCGAAAGATAAGTATCGATTATCAGCCATAATTTTCGACTGTGCGTTTTCGTAAATAGACTAGATTTAATCATACATATATACGGTGCGTGCGAGTACGTAGTATAATCATAATGGATTGGATCCGCATAATTGGTCAAAAGCGTACGTCGCTTAAACGACAAATAACGCAGCTCGAGAACTACATCACGTCGGGCCAATATGACGAAACGAATCTCAAAATGCGGTTGAATAGAGTCACGGAATTGTTTCACGCATACGAGGAGTTGAATGATGAACTCGCAATTATCGATCCTGAGAATAATCATTTGGACGAAATACAAGACATTCAGGATCGGTATTACGACATCGCAAGTAAAATTAAGTCTATGGAAGTCGCTGCACCGTCATCCGCGCCGGTAAACGAGACGCTCGGTAATTCATACTTAAATACGACCTTAGGAGAGGGACGACGGCGTACGTTGAAATTGCCGGTCGCCGAATTACCGAAATTTGACGGAAGCTTGGAAAAGTGGCTCTCATATAAGAACACATTTCTAACTATGATCGACGGGCGTACCGACATAACAGATTTAGAGAGGTTTATCTATTTGAAAAACTCGCTAATCGGTGACGCGCTGAACAAGATTTTGGTTTTCAATATAAGCGCGGACAACTATCAAAATGCGTGGCGTCTTTTAGTAGATTCGTACGAAAAACGGCGTATTCTCGTTTCAGAGCACTTAGACGCCATTATTGACTTAGGAACAGCAAATAAAATCCCAGCTAGCGGACTCGCGAAATTGGTTGACGATGTTCGTCAACATTTAAATATGCTACAATCATTAAAGGTTACTCCGGATAGTTCTTTGATTATTCGATTTCTAGAAAGAGCAATGCCTAGCGAGATACGTGAAAAATGGGAAGAGACACTGAGCTTGGACACTCTTCCTACGCTGGAAGAATTTTACAAGTTCATAAACGAAACGAAGTTCCGACGGATCACTCTAGAGAAGGGTGCCGTTCGCGATAACACCGAAACGGGAGTCAAGCGTCGGTCCGAACGGGAATCTCGTAGAATCAAAACGCGTAAAGGTGAGGCTGGTGCGCGTGCCTTCGTTACAGCTACCGTGCGCACTTGCTCTTATTGCAACAAACACCATTTATTATATAGTTGCCCGGAATTCGTAAAATTGCCCGTGTCCCAACGTTGGGACATtataaatagaaagaatttgTGCCGAAACTGTTTGCGATCTCATAGCGGAAAATGTCGGTCGTCATGTTGTAAACATTGTGGGCGTTTTCACCATTCGTTGCTGCACAATTTCGGCACGCGACAACCTTCTACCGTACAGGCTGATACAATGCTAAAGTCCGCGAATGTCGCGGCTGAACCGGGTTCAACATGACTATCAAGGCTCGCATTGACCGCCGCGTGTCGCGTTCCTCGCTCACAGTTAATGATGAGTGCAATAGTTCGCATCCGAAAGCACAACGGAACGTTCATTGAAGCTCGGGCACTTCTCGATACCTGCGCGACGGCGCATTTTATGACTGAGACTCTCGCACAACAGCTAAACCTTCCTACCCAACCATGCTCGATTGCGATTAACGGAATCAATGAGATGACCACGATGTCAAAAGATTTGATTCAGGTTACGCTCCGATCGCTCCACAGCGACTTCCAGAAAACATTAACTTGTTTAACTGTCTCGCGAATTACGGATTCGGTACCCGATGAGGTATTTCCACGCGAATCAATAGCAATTCCTGCTAACATACGTCTTGCCGATCCTGAATTTCATATTTCGCGGCCCGTTGATATTCTGATTGGCGCTGGGGCCACTTTGTCATTGATATCGATAGGGCAGATCAACTTATCTCGCGATGACTGCGATctaattttacagaaaacccaACTTGGATGGGTGGTAGTAGGCGGAACAACAGACAGCGTGGAAAATCGAGTTATCTCGTGCAATCTAGCAGAGTTGAAAGAACAAATCGCGAAGTTCTGGCTGATTGAAAACGTGgacgcagaaacgtcgaaactaTCCGTAGAATCGTTATGCGAGACTAATTATAGCGAAAACACGACGCGTACTGAGAGCGGACGATACGTAGTACGATTACCATTTCGTGCCGGCAATAGAGATTTCGGCGACATGCGACAGATCGCCTTACGTCGGTTCCACTCACTTCAGCGAAAGCTCAACGCAAACTCAATTCTTAAGGAAGAATATCACAAGGTGATGCAAGAGTACATTACGCTTGAGCATATGTCATTGGTTACCGACGACTCAAATACTGGCTACTATATGCCACATCACGCCGTCGTAAAGGCTACAAGTACGACTACAAAAATCCGCGTCGTGTTCGATGCGTCGGCCAAGTCGCCTAAAAATATGTCATTAAACGATGGACTTATGGTAGGTCCTACAATACAAGACAAACTTTTCGAACATTTGTTACGATTCCGCACGCATTCCTATGTCATTACCGCCGACATCGAAAAAATGTACCGAGAAGTCTTAGTTCACCCACAAGACCGCAAATATCAGCGTATATTCTGGTATCACGACAATAGAATCAAAACATTTGAACTAAATACCGTTACCTTTGGCGTATCGTCCGCTCCGTACCTCGCTATCCGAACCATACAACAGCTGGCGGTCGACGAAGGCGCAGATTTCCCATATGCTTCCGAAATTTTGAAACGCGATTTATACGTTGACGATCTTTTGACAGGTGCAAATTCTTTGGAGGAGGTTTTAATTATTCGCAATGAGGTAATCGAACGCCTGAAACGCGGCGGTTTCACTATTCGGCAATGGGCCTCGAACCACAATCACGCCCTTGACTCCATAGGCGAAAAACTTCTCGGAACGGATTACGCGACCGATGAGAGCCCGGTGATAAAGACCTTAGGCATCGGATGGCACGCGCAGGGGGATAAATTGGTATATACTGTAAATTCATCAGAATCTCCCACGAAATCGACAAAGCGCGAAATTCTATCTGAGATCGCCAAAATTTTCGACCCTCTCGGGCTTCTGGGACCAATAATTCTGACTGCAAAGGTTTTCATGCAGGAATGTTGGAAAACGAAGCTCGATTGGGACGAATCGGTTCCGCTAGCGCTGCATACGCAATGGCTAACCTTCTCGAACCAACTTCCGTGTATAAACAATTTATCGATAGATCGGAGACTTTTGCTCGATAATCCTACCAGCATTGAAATTCACGGATTTTGCGACGCGAGCAAGGTGGGATATGGCGCGTGTATCTACATTCGTTCCCGCAATCAGAAGGATCGCACCCTCGTTCGTCTGGCATGTGCTAAATCGCGAGTTGCACCTCTTAAAGAGACAActataccgcggctcgaactATGCGGTGCGTTAACGTTGGCCTGGCTTTATCAAGAGACCGGGGTTGCTTTTAAGTTCTCAGTTAATCGTGTTCTTTTCTGGA comes from Lasioglossum baleicum unplaced genomic scaffold, iyLasBale1 scaffold0027, whole genome shotgun sequence and encodes:
- the LOC143219379 gene encoding uncharacterized protein LOC143219379, giving the protein MDWIRIIGQKRTSLKRQITQLENYITSGQYDETNLKMRLNRVTELFHAYEELNDELAIIDPENNHLDEIQDIQDRYYDIASKIKSMEVAAPSSAPVNETLEHLDAIIDLGTANKIPASGLAKLVDDVRQHLNMLQSLKVTPDSSLIIRFLERAMPSEIREKWEETLSLDTLPTLEEFYKFINETKFRRITLEKGAVRDNTETGVKRRSERESRRIKTRKDLIQVTLRSLHSDFQKTLTCLTVSRITDSVPDEVFPRESIAIPANIRLADPEFHISRPVDILIGAGATLSLISIGQINLSRDDCDLILQKTQLGWVVVGGTTDSVENRVISCNLAELKEQIAKFWLIENVDAETSKLSVESLCETNYSENTTRTESGRYVVRLPFRAGNRDFGDMRQIALRRFHSLQRKLNANSILKEEYHKVMQEYITLEHMSLVTDDSNTGYYMPHHAVVKATSTTTKIRVVFDASAKSPKNMSLNDGLMVGPTIQDKLFEHLLRFRTHSYVITADIEKMYREVLVHPQDRKYQRIFWYHDNRIKTFELNTVTFGVSSAPYLAIRTIQQLAVDEGADFPYASEILKRDLYVDDLLTGANSLEEVLIIRNEVIERLKRGGFTIRQWASNHNHALDSIGEKLLGTDYATDESPVIKTLGIGWHAQGDKLVYTVNSSESPTKSTKREILSEIAKIFDPLGLLGPIILTAKVFMQECWKTKLDWDESVPLALHTQWLTFSNQLPCINNLSIDRRLLLDNPTSIEIHGFCDASKVGYGACIYIRSRNQKDRTLVRLACAKSRVAPLKETTIPRLELCGALTLAWLYQETGVAFKFSVNRVLFWTDSTIVLQWLKKSPTVLKVFESNRVAEIQAIKEAEWRHIKTKDNPADALSRGQLPATFRENDSWFEGPHWLREHESTWPASLNITVKELPGSEISNAECVIIKTIQREQFSEEIERISASKEVKGSRLASLSPFLDEFGLLRVGGRLQNAKIPYTQKHPILLPSYHHVTDLIIREIHERTYHAEFKETVNEFAVSKSITWHFNPTLTPHFGGIWEAAVKSFKHHFKRVIGERLFTFEEITTFAVEIEAILNSRPLCPISTDPNDPIALTPAHVLVGRPLTMLPENNYLSVPENRLTSWKVNSVVILMDKNLPCMRWRLGRVMEVHPGKDGEIRVATIKTTNGVIKRNITQLCPLTEHT